Proteins encoded by one window of Streptococcus suis S735:
- the nrdF gene encoding class 1b ribonucleoside-diphosphate reductase subunit beta — METYYKAINWNAIEDVIDKSTWEKLTEQFWLDTRIPLSNDLDDWRKLTAEEKDLVGKVFGGLTLLDTLQSETGVQALRNDIRTPHEEAVYNNIQFMESVHAKSYSSIFSTLNTKSEIEDIFEWTNSNEYLQRKAKIINEIYETGTPLEKKVASVFLETFLFYSGFFTPLYYLGNNKLANVAEIIKLIIRDESVHGTYIGYKFQLGFNELSEEEQDKLRDWMYDLLYQLYENEEGYTRSLYDAVGWTEEVLTFLRYNANKALMNLGQDPLFPDSADDVNPIIMNGISTGTSNHDFFSQVGNGYLLGEVEAMTDDDYLYGL, encoded by the coding sequence ATGGAAACCTACTACAAAGCCATAAACTGGAACGCCATTGAGGATGTTATTGACAAGTCAACTTGGGAAAAGTTGACTGAGCAATTCTGGCTCGATACACGTATTCCTTTATCAAACGACTTGGATGACTGGCGTAAACTTACTGCTGAAGAAAAAGACCTGGTTGGTAAGGTCTTTGGCGGATTGACCCTCTTGGATACCCTTCAATCTGAAACAGGTGTCCAAGCCCTCCGCAATGACATTCGCACACCCCATGAAGAAGCTGTTTACAACAATATTCAATTCATGGAGTCTGTTCACGCCAAATCTTACTCTTCTATCTTCTCAACCTTGAATACCAAGTCTGAGATTGAAGACATCTTTGAATGGACCAACAGCAACGAATATTTGCAACGCAAGGCAAAGATTATCAATGAAATCTACGAAACAGGTACACCACTTGAAAAGAAAGTAGCCAGCGTATTCCTTGAAACCTTCCTCTTCTACTCTGGTTTCTTCACGCCACTCTACTACCTTGGGAATAACAAACTGGCCAACGTTGCAGAAATCATCAAACTGATTATCCGTGACGAATCTGTGCACGGTACCTACATTGGCTACAAGTTCCAGCTTGGTTTCAATGAATTATCAGAGGAAGAACAGGACAAACTTCGCGACTGGATGTACGACCTGCTCTACCAACTTTACGAAAATGAAGAGGGCTATACACGCTCCCTCTATGATGCAGTTGGCTGGACTGAGGAAGTCTTGACTTTCCTTCGTTACAACGCCAACAAAGCCCTCATGAACTTGGGACAAGATCCACTCTTCCCAGATTCAGCAGATGATGTCAACCCAATCATCATGAACGGTATCTCAACCGGTACATCTAACCACGACTTCTTCTCCCAAGTCGGTAACGGCTATCTTCTTGGTGAAGTGGAAGCTATGACAGATGATGATTATTTATATGGGTTGTAG
- a CDS encoding PTS system mannose/fructose/N-acetylgalactosamine-transporter subunit IIB: MATPNIVMARIDERLIHGQGQLWVKSLGCNTVIVANDKVSEDKIQQTLMKTVIPDSVAMRFFSLQKVIDVIHKANPAQTIFLVIKDLQDALALVKGGVPITELNIGNIHNAPGKMQVTRSIFFGSEDKAIVRELNDVYKIRFNTKTTPSGNDGAVEVNILDYI; encoded by the coding sequence ATGGCAACACCAAATATTGTAATGGCTCGTATTGATGAGCGACTAATTCATGGACAGGGACAACTATGGGTTAAATCCTTAGGTTGTAATACTGTCATCGTGGCAAATGATAAGGTTAGTGAAGATAAGATTCAGCAGACATTAATGAAAACGGTTATTCCAGATTCAGTAGCTATGCGTTTCTTCTCTTTGCAGAAAGTGATTGATGTGATTCATAAGGCTAATCCTGCTCAAACTATTTTCTTAGTTATTAAAGATTTGCAAGATGCACTAGCTTTGGTTAAAGGGGGAGTACCAATCACAGAATTAAATATTGGAAATATTCATAATGCGCCTGGAAAAATGCAAGTAACACGGTCTATCTTTTTTGGTTCAGAAGATAAGGCTATAGTGAGAGAGTTGAACGATGTTTATAAGATTCGCTTCAACACAAAGACAACGCCTTCTGGTAATGATGGGGCAGTTGAAGTTAATATATTGGATTATATTTAA
- the nrdE gene encoding class 1b ribonucleoside-diphosphate reductase subunit alpha — protein MSLKELGDVSYFRLNNEINRPVNGQIPLHKDQEAVKAFFTENVLPNTKQFDSILDKIAYLLEENYLEKEFLDQYSPEFIIKIDQFLKDQNFRFKSFMAAYKFYNQYALKTNDGAYYLESMEDRVLFNALYFAEGDEELALNLANEMIHLRYQPATPSFLNAGRARRGELVSCFLIQVTDDMNSIGRSINSALQLSRIGGGVGISLSNLREAGAPIKGYEGAASGVVPVMKLFEDSFSYSNQLGQRQGAGVVYLDVFHPDIISFLSTKKENADEKVRVKTLSLGITVPDKFYELARKNEDMYLFSPYSVELEYGVPYSYLDITEKYDELVANPRIRKTKIKARDLETEISKLQQESGYPYVINIDTANRSNPVDGKIIMSNLCSEILQVQTPSILNDSQEYLSMGTDVSCNLGSTNIVNLMKSPDFGRSVRTMTRALTYVTDHSHISAVPSIEAGNSQAHSIGLGAMGLHSYLAQNLIDYGSKTAVEFTNIYFMLLNYWTLVESNNIARERKATFHNFDKSKYADGTYFDKYVTGDYQPQSDRVKELFEGIFIPSGQDWAELREKVMADGLYHQNRLAVAPNGSISYINDVSASIHPITQRIEERQEKKIGKIYYPAAGLTTETIPFYKSAYDMDMRKVIDVYAAATEHVDQGLSLTLFLRSELPKELYEWKKENKQTTRDLSILRNYAFNKGIKSIYYIRTFTDDGEEVGANQCESCVI, from the coding sequence ATGAGTTTAAAAGAGCTAGGCGATGTGTCCTACTTCCGTTTAAATAACGAAATCAACCGTCCTGTCAATGGACAAATTCCTCTCCACAAGGACCAAGAAGCGGTTAAGGCCTTCTTTACAGAAAACGTCCTCCCAAATACCAAGCAATTTGATAGTATTTTAGACAAGATTGCTTATCTATTAGAAGAAAATTACCTCGAAAAAGAGTTTTTGGACCAATACAGTCCAGAATTTATCATCAAAATCGATCAATTCTTGAAAGACCAAAATTTCCGCTTCAAGTCTTTCATGGCTGCTTACAAGTTCTACAACCAGTATGCCCTTAAAACCAACGACGGGGCTTACTACTTGGAAAGTATGGAAGATCGCGTTCTCTTCAACGCCTTGTATTTTGCTGAGGGCGACGAAGAATTAGCACTAAACCTGGCCAACGAAATGATTCATCTTCGTTACCAGCCAGCAACACCGTCTTTCCTCAACGCAGGCCGTGCCCGTCGTGGTGAGTTGGTATCGTGTTTCCTCATTCAAGTCACTGACGATATGAACTCGATCGGACGTTCTATCAACTCTGCTCTGCAATTGTCCCGTATCGGTGGTGGTGTTGGTATTTCCCTTAGCAACTTGCGTGAGGCAGGTGCTCCAATCAAGGGCTATGAGGGGGCAGCTTCTGGGGTTGTTCCTGTTATGAAACTCTTCGAAGACAGCTTCTCCTATTCTAACCAGCTTGGGCAACGCCAAGGGGCTGGTGTCGTTTATCTTGATGTTTTCCACCCAGATATTATTTCCTTCCTTTCGACTAAGAAAGAAAATGCCGATGAGAAAGTTCGCGTGAAGACCTTATCACTCGGTATTACTGTTCCTGATAAATTCTACGAATTGGCACGTAAAAACGAAGATATGTACCTCTTCAGCCCATACTCAGTTGAGTTGGAATACGGTGTCCCTTATAGCTACCTTGACATCACAGAAAAATACGACGAGTTGGTAGCAAACCCACGTATCCGTAAGACAAAAATCAAGGCACGTGACTTGGAAACAGAAATTTCCAAACTCCAACAAGAGTCTGGCTATCCATACGTTATCAACATCGATACAGCTAACCGTAGCAACCCTGTTGACGGCAAGATTATCATGTCAAACCTCTGTTCGGAAATCCTTCAAGTTCAAACACCAAGCATTCTTAATGATTCGCAAGAATACTTGAGCATGGGTACTGATGTTTCATGTAACCTCGGTTCAACCAATATCGTTAACTTGATGAAGTCGCCTGATTTTGGACGTTCTGTCCGTACCATGACTCGTGCTTTGACTTATGTCACAGATCATTCACACATTTCAGCTGTACCATCTATTGAAGCAGGAAACAGTCAAGCGCATTCAATCGGTCTTGGAGCTATGGGACTTCATTCTTACTTGGCTCAGAACTTGATTGATTACGGTTCAAAAACTGCTGTAGAATTTACCAACATCTACTTCATGCTCCTCAACTACTGGACTTTGGTAGAATCAAATAACATTGCCCGTGAACGCAAGGCAACCTTCCATAATTTTGACAAATCAAAATACGCAGACGGCACTTATTTCGATAAATACGTGACCGGAGACTACCAACCACAATCTGACCGTGTCAAAGAACTATTTGAAGGAATTTTCATTCCAAGTGGACAAGATTGGGCGGAGCTTCGTGAAAAGGTAATGGCAGATGGTCTCTATCATCAAAACCGTCTAGCTGTTGCACCTAACGGTTCTATCTCTTATATCAACGACGTTTCTGCTTCAATTCACCCAATCACACAACGGATTGAAGAACGCCAAGAGAAGAAAATCGGTAAAATCTACTATCCAGCAGCTGGCTTGACAACAGAAACCATTCCATTCTATAAATCTGCCTACGATATGGATATGCGCAAGGTCATTGATGTCTATGCTGCCGCAACAGAACACGTTGACCAAGGTTTGTCCCTCACCCTCTTCCTCCGCAGCGAGCTCCCAAAAGAACTCTATGAATGGAAAAAAGAGAACAAACAAACTACACGTGACCTCTCTATCCTTCGTAACTACGCCTTCAACAAAGGTATCAAGTCTATCTACTACATCCGTACCTTTACCGATGACGGCGAAGAAGTCGGCGCAAACCAATGTGAAAGTTGTGTAATCTGA
- a CDS encoding PTS mannose/fructose/sorbose/N-acetylgalactosamine transporter subunit IIC → MTISLIQAALIGLWTAFCFSGLLLGLYTNRCIVLSFGVGIILGDLPTALAMGAISELAYMGFGVGAGGTVPPNPIGPGIFGTLMAITSAGKVTPEAALALSTPIAVGIQFLQTSAYTLHAGAPESAIKHLRAGNLSKFKRVANGTVITFAFLGFALGFLGAYSMDTLLKLVEMIPPVLLTGLSVAGKMLPAIGFAMILSVMAKKELIPFVLLGYVCAAYLQLPVIGIAIVGSIFALKEFFNKPEQVAVKQEEAHDDWI, encoded by the coding sequence ATGACGATCAGTCTAATTCAAGCAGCTCTTATTGGTCTGTGGACAGCTTTCTGTTTTAGCGGTCTATTATTGGGGCTTTACACAAACCGATGTATCGTGCTTTCTTTTGGGGTCGGAATCATTTTAGGAGATCTACCAACGGCTTTAGCTATGGGTGCTATCAGTGAGCTGGCATACATGGGATTTGGTGTTGGTGCTGGGGGGACCGTTCCTCCAAATCCAATCGGACCTGGTATTTTTGGTACTTTGATGGCTATTACAAGTGCTGGAAAAGTAACACCAGAAGCAGCTTTAGCACTTTCAACACCTATTGCGGTAGGTATTCAATTCTTACAAACTTCAGCATATACTTTACATGCGGGTGCTCCAGAATCAGCTATCAAACATCTTCGTGCAGGAAACCTTTCTAAATTTAAACGTGTTGCAAATGGTACAGTGATTACTTTCGCCTTTTTAGGATTTGCTCTTGGTTTCTTGGGTGCCTATTCAATGGATACTCTTTTGAAATTGGTTGAAATGATTCCACCAGTATTATTAACCGGATTGAGTGTAGCAGGTAAGATGCTTCCAGCTATCGGTTTTGCAATGATTTTGTCTGTAATGGCTAAGAAAGAATTGATCCCGTTTGTATTGCTTGGCTATGTTTGTGCAGCTTATCTACAACTGCCTGTAATTGGTATCGCAATTGTCGGTAGTATCTTTGCACTTAAAGAATTCTTTAATAAACCAGAACAAGTGGCAGTGAAACAGGAGGAAGCACACGATGACTGGATCTAA
- a CDS encoding preprotein translocase subunit YajC, with amino-acid sequence MEQQTLYYVLIILVALSTILPVLTSYVNRKRQQKALEEQLEKRQRYLSTLQAGDEVILFSGLHGKIIKLTDSLVELQIAEGVLVYVEKESIMGKAKELLFTK; translated from the coding sequence ATGGAACAACAAACTCTCTACTATGTACTAATTATTTTAGTAGCTCTATCGACCATACTTCCTGTACTCACTTCTTATGTCAATCGTAAGCGACAACAAAAAGCACTTGAGGAGCAACTGGAAAAACGCCAACGCTACTTATCAACCTTACAGGCTGGAGATGAGGTTATCCTCTTCTCTGGGCTGCATGGGAAAATCATCAAACTAACAGACAGCTTGGTAGAATTGCAGATTGCAGAAGGTGTTCTTGTTTACGTTGAAAAAGAGTCGATTATGGGAAAAGCCAAAGAACTACTTTTTACGAAGTAG
- a CDS encoding PTS system mannose/fructose/sorbose family transporter subunit IID, with protein MTGSKLTKKDYLNTSLRAFFLQNGFNYSNYQGIGYANVMYPAFKKHFGDDKEGLTKALEENCEFYNTNPHFLPFITSLHLVMLENDLPEEETRGIKMALMGPLAGIGDSLSQFVLAPLLSTIAASLAGQGLVMGPILFFLGMNIILTSIKLLTGLYGYKFGTSVIDKLSDQMATISKVANIIGVTVISGLAVTFVKISVPITFAAGELTEGADQKIVTIQGMLDKIAPALLPALFTILVYYLIKNKKWTTYKLVILTVIIGILGSWLGILA; from the coding sequence ATGACTGGATCTAAACTAACTAAAAAAGATTATCTCAACACTTCTTTACGGGCCTTCTTCTTGCAGAATGGTTTCAATTACAGTAATTATCAAGGGATTGGCTATGCAAATGTCATGTATCCAGCTTTTAAGAAGCATTTTGGTGACGACAAAGAAGGATTAACTAAAGCTTTAGAAGAAAACTGTGAGTTTTACAATACCAATCCACATTTTCTTCCATTCATTACTAGTCTTCATTTGGTCATGTTAGAAAATGATCTCCCAGAAGAAGAGACTCGTGGGATTAAGATGGCTCTGATGGGGCCGTTGGCAGGAATTGGTGACTCACTTTCACAATTTGTATTAGCCCCACTTTTATCTACGATTGCTGCCTCTCTAGCAGGTCAAGGACTGGTTATGGGACCGATTCTTTTCTTCCTTGGAATGAACATTATCTTGACCTCTATCAAGTTGTTGACTGGTTTGTATGGCTATAAATTTGGTACCAGCGTGATTGATAAGTTGAGTGACCAAATGGCAACAATTTCTAAGGTAGCCAATATCATCGGTGTGACAGTTATCTCTGGTTTAGCAGTAACCTTTGTAAAAATTTCGGTGCCAATTACCTTTGCGGCGGGTGAATTGACAGAAGGAGCAGATCAGAAAATTGTGACCATCCAGGGAATGCTCGATAAGATTGCCCCTGCATTGCTTCCAGCCTTGTTTACGATTTTGGTTTACTATCTCATCAAGAACAAGAAATGGACAACCTACAAACTAGTTATCCTGACAGTTATCATCGGTATTTTGGGTAGCTGGCTGGGCATCCTTGCATAA
- a CDS encoding PTS sugar transporter subunit IIA, translated as MIKVIVVAHGQFASGILTSLKLIAGEVENIEAIDFSEGMSAQELKARIKSAILGEREVLILTDLLGGTPFKVSVELATEQKEQNVVVLSGLNLAMILEANFSRLTDDLEQLVGKLITTSKDGIVDSVSLLAEDNHDEELFEDGI; from the coding sequence ATGATTAAAGTGATTGTCGTTGCTCATGGACAGTTTGCTAGTGGGATTCTTACTTCACTAAAGTTAATTGCAGGAGAGGTGGAGAATATTGAGGCAATTGATTTTAGTGAAGGAATGTCGGCGCAAGAACTAAAAGCACGCATCAAATCAGCTATATTAGGCGAAAGAGAAGTTTTGATTTTAACTGATTTACTAGGAGGTACGCCTTTTAAAGTTAGTGTAGAATTAGCAACAGAACAGAAAGAGCAGAATGTTGTCGTTCTTTCAGGTTTAAATCTTGCGATGATTTTGGAAGCGAATTTTTCACGGTTAACAGATGATTTAGAACAATTGGTTGGTAAATTGATTACCACCTCTAAAGATGGAATCGTTGATTCGGTCAGTCTGTTAGCAGAGGATAACCATGATGAAGAGTTATTTGAAGATGGTATATGA
- the nrdH gene encoding glutaredoxin-like protein NrdH: protein MVTIYSKNDCVQCKMTKKFLDQHSVDYKEINLDEQPEFIDHVQGLGFSAAPVIETENDVFSGFQPGKLKALV, encoded by the coding sequence ATGGTAACGATCTATTCAAAAAATGATTGTGTACAGTGTAAAATGACCAAGAAATTCTTGGACCAACATAGTGTAGATTATAAAGAAATCAATCTAGATGAACAGCCTGAATTTATCGATCACGTACAAGGTCTCGGTTTCTCAGCTGCACCTGTTATCGAAACTGAAAATGATGTTTTCTCAGGTTTTCAACCAGGAAAACTAAAAGCCTTGGTTTAA
- a CDS encoding LacI family DNA-binding transcriptional regulator, translating into MSEKFTIKDIAELAQTSKTTVSFYLNGKYEKMSKETRERIERVIRETDYKPSVVARSLNSKNTKLIGVLIGDITNTFSNQIVKGIEEEAHKSGYQVIIGNSNYNQESEDKYIESMLMLGVDGFIIQPTSHFRKYSRIIEDKKKHMVFFDSQLYEHRTSWIKTNNYDAVYDATQLCVENGYQKFILITADISRLSTRIERATGFMDALLDCKQSYQDLTIADENTDIEEIKCFLQGVVNPQEKTLVFVPNCWALPLVFNAMKELKYDFPQVGLLGFDNTEWTNFSSPTISTIVQPAFEEGCQATRMLINQIEGGNQVGRQQVLDCTVHWKDSTF; encoded by the coding sequence GTGTCAGAGAAGTTTACCATCAAAGATATTGCAGAACTGGCTCAGACTTCAAAAACAACAGTTTCCTTTTACTTAAATGGTAAATATGAAAAGATGTCCAAAGAGACACGCGAAAGAATTGAGAGAGTCATTCGCGAAACAGACTATAAACCCAGCGTTGTTGCGCGGAGCCTAAATTCAAAAAATACTAAGTTGATTGGAGTATTGATTGGTGATATTACAAATACATTTTCCAATCAAATTGTCAAAGGTATAGAAGAAGAAGCGCATAAGAGTGGCTATCAAGTTATCATCGGAAACAGCAATTACAATCAAGAAAGCGAAGATAAGTATATTGAGAGTATGCTGATGTTGGGTGTAGATGGTTTTATTATTCAGCCGACATCGCATTTTAGAAAATATTCGCGCATTATTGAGGATAAGAAAAAGCATATGGTTTTCTTTGATAGTCAGCTTTACGAACACCGTACCAGTTGGATTAAGACAAATAATTATGATGCTGTCTATGATGCAACTCAACTATGTGTAGAAAATGGTTATCAAAAATTTATTCTTATTACAGCTGACATTAGTCGCTTAAGTACACGGATTGAACGAGCTACAGGGTTTATGGATGCTCTGTTAGATTGTAAACAAAGTTATCAAGATTTAACAATTGCAGATGAAAATACGGACATAGAGGAAATTAAATGTTTTCTTCAAGGGGTGGTAAATCCTCAGGAAAAGACCCTAGTATTCGTTCCGAATTGCTGGGCGTTACCTTTAGTTTTTAATGCTATGAAAGAACTTAAATATGACTTTCCTCAGGTTGGTCTTTTGGGGTTTGACAATACTGAATGGACAAATTTTTCATCCCCTACTATCTCTACCATTGTTCAACCCGCCTTTGAAGAAGGGTGTCAGGCAACAAGGATGCTGATCAATCAGATTGAGGGCGGAAACCAAGTGGGACGACAACAGGTTTTAGATTGCACAGTTCATTGGAAAGATTCTACATTCTAA
- a CDS encoding heparinase II/III domain-containing protein, producing MNFEEWIWALPSLSSFGEAIEKGLVMQTIFGKIVANQSAESVKTYILNQQDAAYKELLLSCQNLLNDIFIFEDNWDMEPCSVGYHLAPLDWTADCHGDEEWTFMLNRQEYLWKLVLAYLVEKDSRYMEQVKRFIFSWIEQVTDWYPKRTSSRTLDTAIRCLSWLNILPFLIDWGGLSEAERSQLLVSIQKQLSYLHSHYRAKDTLSNWGIFQTGAMLLAHAYIGDQVDLVELHHFARQEIEEQIQTQILEDGTQFEQSFLYHVEVYKLLLGLAFSLPDYRKQWTSILKKMADYVLQMTGPDGKSVALGDSDVHCTSDILQMTAIFFEDGTYLVDNSKLDLGVLFLVGENGLRIFEHLTAQSSSSGGQHFSESGHSIVKEVDSYLCFKAGPMGSAHSHSDQNSLCFYHKGQPIVIDSGRFSYRECEERYLLKSAWAHSTCILDDNAPGQIKGSWEYDTYPQFISHSYKGFEHCHWMQGIYQAQTSQGLPYWHKRQLLMVGGDLLLIVDSVDCSGQHELISQLILDERVKIGEERLNDLRLYSQKDFEIQKTVRSPRYNQLVETNKLVKKESFQDRLVTFTLLADEAIRVKQLPVYQTDYHLIESGLAFSCQGKGLNILLVVSDNDICKGEKLLQVAGYKLRGKCLVVDRDKRQVVRLKN from the coding sequence ATGAACTTTGAGGAGTGGATCTGGGCTTTGCCCAGCCTCTCTTCTTTTGGAGAAGCGATAGAGAAAGGACTTGTTATGCAAACAATATTCGGCAAAATAGTAGCCAATCAGTCAGCAGAGTCGGTCAAAACCTATATTCTCAATCAACAAGATGCAGCTTATAAAGAGCTTCTCCTTTCTTGTCAAAATTTATTAAATGATATTTTTATCTTTGAAGACAATTGGGATATGGAACCTTGTTCAGTCGGGTATCATCTTGCTCCTCTTGACTGGACAGCCGACTGCCATGGGGATGAGGAATGGACCTTTATGCTCAATCGGCAGGAATACTTGTGGAAATTAGTTTTGGCCTATCTGGTTGAAAAAGATTCGCGCTACATGGAGCAGGTTAAACGGTTTATCTTTAGTTGGATAGAACAAGTGACAGATTGGTATCCTAAAAGAACGAGCAGTCGCACCTTAGATACGGCTATCCGCTGTCTAAGCTGGCTCAATATTCTCCCATTTTTAATTGATTGGGGCGGACTAAGTGAAGCTGAGCGTAGCCAACTGTTAGTATCCATTCAAAAACAATTATCTTACCTTCACAGTCATTACCGTGCCAAAGATACGTTGAGTAATTGGGGAATTTTCCAGACTGGCGCAATGCTCTTGGCCCATGCTTATATCGGCGATCAGGTGGATTTAGTAGAGCTTCACCATTTTGCTCGTCAGGAAATCGAAGAGCAAATTCAAACTCAGATATTGGAAGATGGAACTCAGTTTGAGCAGTCTTTTCTCTACCATGTGGAAGTTTATAAACTCTTGCTAGGACTAGCTTTCAGCTTGCCAGATTATCGAAAACAGTGGACATCTATTTTGAAAAAAATGGCAGACTATGTCTTACAGATGACGGGGCCAGATGGCAAAAGTGTGGCTCTTGGCGATAGCGATGTTCATTGTACTTCTGACATCTTACAGATGACTGCGATTTTCTTTGAAGATGGCACCTACCTAGTAGATAATTCCAAGCTAGATTTAGGCGTTCTCTTCTTGGTCGGAGAAAATGGCTTGCGCATATTTGAACACTTGACCGCTCAATCCAGCTCGTCAGGGGGACAGCATTTTTCTGAATCCGGTCACAGTATTGTCAAAGAAGTGGACAGCTATTTATGTTTCAAGGCCGGTCCCATGGGAAGTGCCCACAGCCACTCTGACCAAAATAGCTTGTGCTTTTACCACAAAGGACAACCAATCGTAATTGACAGCGGTCGTTTCAGCTACCGTGAATGCGAGGAGCGCTACTTGCTTAAAAGCGCTTGGGCTCACAGCACTTGTATCCTTGATGACAATGCTCCAGGGCAGATAAAGGGTTCATGGGAATATGACACGTATCCTCAGTTTATTAGTCACAGTTATAAGGGTTTTGAACACTGTCATTGGATGCAGGGCATTTATCAGGCTCAGACCAGCCAAGGCTTGCCTTACTGGCATAAACGACAGCTCCTTATGGTTGGAGGCGATTTATTGCTGATAGTGGATAGCGTTGATTGCTCAGGCCAGCATGAGTTGATCAGTCAATTGATTTTAGATGAAAGAGTCAAGATTGGAGAAGAGCGGTTAAATGATCTTCGGCTATATAGTCAAAAGGATTTTGAAATCCAGAAAACCGTGCGTTCTCCTCGATACAACCAACTAGTAGAGACCAATAAACTGGTCAAAAAAGAGAGTTTTCAAGATAGATTAGTTACATTTACTCTATTAGCAGATGAAGCAATTCGTGTCAAGCAATTGCCAGTTTACCAAACAGACTATCATTTGATAGAAAGCGGTTTGGCTTTTAGCTGTCAAGGAAAGGGACTGAATATTCTGTTAGTGGTTTCTGATAATGATATATGTAAGGGAGAGAAATTGCTTCAAGTGGCTGGTTATAAGTTGAGAGGTAAGTGCTTAGTAGTGGATAGGGATAAGAGACAAGTTGTCCGACTCAAAAATTAG
- a CDS encoding glycoside hydrolase family 88 protein — protein sequence MIKDVLIESIAKKREFRNSTLLSKKEVVAAIELAIQQLVINCEYFGESFPTPATFDNHYPKMDNTEWTNGFWTGALWLGHEYSLNNEMKALAKKNTTSFLERVKQRIELDHHDLGFLYSPSTVADYKLTGSKEALEASLLAADKLMERYQEKGGFIQAWGQLGKAEDYRLIIDCLLNLQLLFFAYEETGEQKYYDVALSHFYASVNTVIRDDASTFHTYYFDPETGKPLKGVTRQGFSDDSSWARGQSWGIYGIPLAYRKIKDPACLNLFKGVTNYFLNRLPEDNVSYWDLIFNDGSGHARDSSATAIAVCGIHEMLKYLPEVDEDKETYKYAMHTMLRSLIDNYANRELAPGRPLLLHGVYSWHSGKGVNEGNTWGDYYYLEALLRFYKDWELYW from the coding sequence ATGATTAAGGATGTTTTGATTGAGTCAATTGCTAAAAAAAGAGAGTTTAGAAATTCCACTCTATTGAGTAAGAAAGAAGTTGTGGCTGCAATAGAATTGGCGATTCAACAACTTGTTATCAATTGTGAATATTTTGGTGAATCGTTCCCGACTCCGGCCACATTTGATAACCATTATCCAAAGATGGATAATACAGAGTGGACAAATGGTTTTTGGACGGGCGCGCTTTGGTTAGGACATGAGTATTCTTTGAACAATGAAATGAAAGCGTTAGCAAAAAAGAATACGACATCTTTCTTGGAACGTGTCAAACAAAGAATTGAATTAGATCATCATGATTTGGGATTTCTGTATTCACCATCAACGGTAGCTGATTATAAATTGACAGGTAGTAAAGAGGCTTTAGAGGCTTCGCTCTTGGCTGCTGATAAATTAATGGAGCGCTATCAAGAAAAGGGAGGTTTTATTCAGGCCTGGGGGCAACTTGGTAAAGCAGAAGATTATCGGTTGATTATTGATTGTTTGCTGAATTTACAATTACTTTTCTTTGCTTATGAGGAGACAGGTGAGCAGAAATATTATGATGTAGCTCTTAGTCATTTCTACGCTTCTGTTAATACAGTTATTCGAGATGATGCTTCAACATTTCATACCTATTACTTTGACCCTGAAACAGGAAAACCGCTCAAAGGGGTTACCCGACAAGGATTTAGTGATGACTCTTCCTGGGCGCGTGGTCAATCTTGGGGTATTTACGGTATTCCGTTAGCTTACCGTAAAATTAAAGATCCCGCATGTTTAAATTTGTTTAAAGGAGTAACCAACTACTTTCTTAATCGTTTGCCAGAGGATAACGTTTCCTATTGGGATTTAATTTTTAATGATGGTAGTGGGCACGCTCGTGATTCTTCTGCGACAGCAATAGCGGTTTGTGGTATTCACGAGATGCTTAAATATTTGCCAGAAGTTGATGAGGACAAGGAAACTTATAAATATGCTATGCACACGATGCTACGGTCCTTGATTGATAACTATGCTAATCGTGAGTTAGCTCCAGGTCGTCCATTGCTTTTACATGGGGTCTACTCTTGGCATTCAGGAAAAGGTGTCAATGAAGGAAATACTTGGGGCGATTATTATTACTTAGAAGCTTTGCTTCGTTTTTATAAAGATTGGGAATTATATTGGTAG